From the genome of Vigna angularis cultivar LongXiaoDou No.4 chromosome 11, ASM1680809v1, whole genome shotgun sequence, one region includes:
- the LOC108333948 gene encoding myosin-2 isoform X2, which produces MMLSATMSALSRSSLEEMLESLRKRDEEERPKDLPPALPSRPQSRARLPPARRSLPHNFKVDGDNDQKGHKRKGSFGSKKVKLRVESPYAVISEEKVSEQPSSPVPTANDSSTDCEAPPQSEELEDDNVAYFIKKKLHVWCRQPRGKWELGTIQSTSGEEASVYLSNGNVLKVARSDLLPANPDILEGIEDLIQLSYLNEPSVLHNLHYRYAQDMIYSKAGPILIALNPFKNVEVYGNDYVLAYRQKLTDSPHVYALTDAAYNEMMTGEVNQSIIISGESGAGKTETAKIAMQYLAALGGGCSGIENEILQTNFILEAFGNAKTSRNDNSSRFGKLIEIHFSTMGKICGAKVQTFLLEKSRVVQLALGERLYHIFYQLCAGSSSKLKERLNLRAASEYKYLNQSDCTTIDGVDDAKKFKRLMKALDVIQMCKEDQELVFKMLAAILWLGNIAFQDSDNENHIEVVNDEAVTNAAVLMGCSSQELMTVLSTHKIQAGKDTITKKLTLRQAIDARDAIAKFIYASLFDWLVEQVNKSLQVGKRCTGRSISILDIYGFESFQNNSFEQFCINYANERLQQHFNRHLFKLEQEDYELDGIDWTRVEFEDNQVCLDLFEKKPLGLFSLLDEESNFPKASDLTLANKLKQHLHSNPCFKGERGRAFSVSHYAGEVLYDTSGFLEKNRDPLPSDSIQLLSSCSCELLQLFPKMLNLPQKQSNYSHGGALDSKKQSVGTKFKGQLFKLMHQLESTTPHFIRCIKPNTKQLPGIYEQDLVLQQLKCCGVLEVVRISRAGYPTRMTHQDFSRRYGFLLVEANTSQDPLSISVAVLQQFNIPPEMYQVGFTKLYLRTGQIGALEDRRKYLLQGLLGIQKSFRGYQARRRYHELKKGVTTLQSFVRGEIGRREYGVMVKSSMTISSENVKEMLAATTLQSVIRGWLVRRNASDFNNSKKSRENARSRRRSRVKMPEEKDVPSDRLPNLPAALAELQRRVVKAEATIEQKEGENAELKDQLNQFESRWIQYEKRMKSMEDMWQKQMASLQTSLASARKSLASENANSQHARRDVSSPLPYDSEDAISMGSRTPSVSTPLKYSASISESALGRDGHGALASVGHLAREFDHRRQTFDYDARNLVELRAGQSANTNSVEELRKLKHRFEVWKKDYKVRLKETKARLQKVGNSEMDKRRRWWGKLSSRAL; this is translated from the exons ATGATGTTATCAGCTACAATGTCTGCTCTATCGAGGAGTTCGCTGGAGGAGATGCTTGAGTCGCTTCGCAAGAGAGACGAGGAGGAGAGACCGAAGGACTTGCCGCCGGCATTGCCGTCGCGGCCGCAGTCGAGGGCGCGGTTGCCTCCGGCGAGGAGGTCGTTGCCTCATAACTTCAAGGTTGATGGCGATAATGATCAGAAGGGGCACAAAAGGAAGGGTAGTTTTGGGTCCAAGAAGGTCAAGTTGCGTGTGGAATCCCCTTATGCAGTCATATcagaagagaaagtgagtgaacAACCATCATCTCCGGTTCCAACTGCGAATGATTCTTCTACTGATTGTGAAGCTCCTCCTCAGTCTGAGGAGTTGGAGGATGATAACGTTGCTTATTTCATAAAAAAG AAACTTCATGTTTGGTGTAGGCAACCAAGAGGGAAATGGGAGCTGGGAACAATACAGTCAACTTCTGGAGAGGAAGCATCTGTTTATCTCTCAAATGGAAAT GTTTTGAAAGTAGCCAGGTCAGATCTCCTACCAGCTAATCCTGACATTTTGGAGGGTATTGAAGATCTTATACAGCTCAGTTACTTAAATGAGCCTTCAGTTCTTCACAATCTTCACTATAGATATGCTCAGGATATGATTTAT AGTAAAGCAGGGCCAATTTTAATTGCACTCAATCCTTTCAAAAATGTCGAAGTTTATGGAAATGATTATGTTCTAGCTTATAGGCAGAAACTTACCGATAGTCCTCATGTTTATGCTTTGACAGATGCAGCTTACAATGAGATGATGACAG GTGAAGTAAATCAGTCTATTATCATAAG TGGTGAAAGTGGAGCTGGGAAAACAGAGACCGCAAAAATTGCTATGCAATACTTAGCTGCTCTTGGTGGTGGCTGTTCAGGAATAGAAAATGAAATCCTTCAGACAAATTTTATTCTAGAGGCTTTTGGGAATGCAAAAACATCTAGGAATGATAACTCTAGCAGATTT GGGAAGTTGATTGAAATTCATTTCAGCACAATGGGGAAAATTTGTGGTGCAAAAGTTCAAACTT TTCTGTTAGAAAAG TCAAGAGTTGTTCAACTTGCCTTGGGTGAGAGGTTATATCACATATTTTATCAACTTTGTGCGGGATCTTCATCCAAACTAAAAG AAAGACTGAATCTTAGGGCGGCTAGCgaatataaatatcttaaccaaAGTGACTGCACAACAATTGATGGTGTTGATGATGCTAAAAAGTTTAAAAGGCTGATG AAAGCATTGGATGTTATTCAAATGTGCAAAGAAGATCAAGAGCTAGTTTTTAAGATGCTGGCTGCGATATTATGGTTGGGAAATATAGCATTCCAAGATAGTGATAATGAAAATCACATTGAGGTGGTGAATGATGAAG CTGTAACGAATGCTGCTGTGCTAATGGGGTGCAGTTCTCAGGAGCTAATGACAGTGTTATCTACCCATAAAATCCAAGCTGGCAAGGATACTATTACCAAGAAATTGACCTTGCGGCAG GCAATTGATGCAAGAGATGCAATAGCAAAATTTATATATGCAAGCTTGTTTGACTGGCTTGTAGAACAAGTTAACAAGTCACTTCAAGTAGGTAAACGGTGTACTGGGAGATCTATAAGTATCCTTGATATTTATGGATTTGAGTCATTCCAG AATAACAGCTTTGAACAATTTTGTATAAACTACGCCAATGAGAGGCTTCAACAACATTTCAATCGGCATCTGTTTAAACTTGAGCAGGAG GACTATGAATTAGACGGTATTGATTGGACTAGAGTAGAGTTTGAGGACAACCAAGTGTGTTTGGATCTCTTTGAAAAg AAGCCTCTTGGGCTATTCTCTCTGTTGGACGAGGAATCTAATTTCCCCAAGGCCAGTGATCTAACACTAGCCAACAAACTTAAGCAGCACCTGCACTCTAATCCTTGCTTTAAAGGGGAAAGAGGCAGGGCTTTTAGTGTCTCTCATTATGCTGGGGAG GTTTTGTATGATACAAGTGGCTTCCTAGAAAAGAATAGAGATCCACTACCATCTGATTCCATTCAACTCCTGTCATCATGTAGCTGTGAACTGCTTCAGTTGTTCCCCAAGATGCTTAATCTGCCTCAGAAGCAATCAAATTACTCGCATGGAGGTGCTCTGGACTCAAAAAAGCAGAGTGTTGGCACTAAGTTCAAG GGTCAATTGTTCAAGTTGATGCATCAGCTGGAGAGCACCACACCTCACTTTATTCGCTGTATAAAGCCAAATACTAAGCAACTTCCTGGAATATATGAACAAGATCTTGTACTACAACAGCTCAAGTGTTGTGGAGTTTTGGAGGTTGTTAGGATTTCGAGGGCTGGATATCCTACTCGAATGACACATCAAGATTTTTCCAGAAG GTATGGGTTTCTGCTTGTTGAGGCGAACACATCTCAGGACCCATTGAGCATTTCGGTTGCGGTTTTGCAACAATTTAATATCCCTCCCGAAATGTACCAAGTTGGCTTCACCAAACTTTATCTTCGAACTGGGCAG ATTGGGGCACTGGAGGACAGGAGAAAATATCTTTTGCAGGGACTACTTGGTATTCAAAAAAGTTTTCGTGGTTATCAAGCTCGCCGTCGTTACCATGAGCTGAAGAAGGGAGTGACTACTTTACAATCAT TTGTTCGGGGAGAAATTGGAAGAAGGGAATATGGTGTTATGGTGAAGTCTTCTATGACTATTTCTTCTGAAAATGTTAAGGAGATGCTGGCAGCCACAACACTACAATCTG TAATTCGTGGATGGCTGGTTCGGAGGAATGCCAGTGACTTCAATAACTCAAAGAAAAGTCGTGAAAATGCAAGATCTAGGCGAAGGTCACGTGTGAAGATGCCCGAAGAAAAG GATGTGCCAAGTGATCGGCTCCCGAATCTACCTGCAGCTTTAGCTGAACTCCAGAGGCGGGTTGTCAAGGCTGAAGCTACCATAGAGCAAAAGGAAGGGGAAAATGCTGAATTGAAGGATCAGCTAAATCAGTTTGAGAGTAGATGGATTCAATACGAGAAAAGGATGAAATCAATGGAGGATATGTGGCAAAAACAAATGGCATCTTTGCAA ACGAGCCTTGCTTCTGCTAGAAAGAGCCTTGCTTCTGAGAATGCCAACAGTCAACATGCAAGACGTGATGTATCATCACCTTTACCCTATGATTCAGAAGATGCTATTTCCATGGGATCTCGAACACCTAGTGTAAGCACACCTTTGAAGTATTCTGCTAGCATTTCTGAATCTGCACTAGGGAGAGATGGTCATGGTGCTTTGGCTTCAGTGGGCCACCTTGCTAGGGAATTTGATCACCGTAGACAGACCTTTGATTATGATGCCAGAAATCTGGTTGAGCTTAGAGCAGGTCAATCTGCTAACACAAATTCCGTTGAAGAACTTCGGAAACTCAAACATAGGTTTGAGGTGTGGAAGAAAGACTACAAGGTTagattaaaagaaacaaaagcaaGACTTCAAAAGGTAGGGAATTCAGAAATGGATAAAAGGCGGAGATGGTGGGGGAAACTGAGTTCCAGAGCACTATAG
- the LOC108333948 gene encoding myosin-2 isoform X1 codes for MMLSATMSALSRSSLEEMLESLRKRDEEERPKDLPPALPSRPQSRARLPPARRSLPHNFKVDGDNDQKGHKRKGSFGSKKVKLRVESPYAVISEEKVSEQPSSPVPTANDSSTDCEAPPQSEELEDDNVAYFIKKKLHVWCRQPRGKWELGTIQSTSGEEASVYLSNGNVLKVARSDLLPANPDILEGIEDLIQLSYLNEPSVLHNLHYRYAQDMIYSKAGPILIALNPFKNVEVYGNDYVLAYRQKLTDSPHVYALTDAAYNEMMTGEVNQSIIISGESGAGKTETAKIAMQYLAALGGGCSGIENEILQTNFILEAFGNAKTSRNDNSSRFGKLIEIHFSTMGKICGAKVQTFLLEKSRVVQLALGERLYHIFYQLCAGSSSKLKERLNLRAASEYKYLNQSDCTTIDGVDDAKKFKRLMKALDVIQMCKEDQELVFKMLAAILWLGNIAFQDSDNENHIEVVNDEAVTNAAVLMGCSSQELMTVLSTHKIQAGKDTITKKLTLRQAIDARDAIAKFIYASLFDWLVEQVNKSLQVGKRCTGRSISILDIYGFESFQNNSFEQFCINYANERLQQHFNRHLFKLEQEDYELDGIDWTRVEFEDNQVCLDLFEKKPLGLFSLLDEESNFPKASDLTLANKLKQHLHSNPCFKGERGRAFSVSHYAGEVLYDTSGFLEKNRDPLPSDSIQLLSSCSCELLQLFPKMLNLPQKQSNYSHGGALDSKKQSVGTKFKGQLFKLMHQLESTTPHFIRCIKPNTKQLPGIYEQDLVLQQLKCCGVLEVVRISRAGYPTRMTHQDFSRRYGFLLVEANTSQDPLSISVAVLQQFNIPPEMYQVGFTKLYLRTGQIGALEDRRKYLLQGLLGIQKSFRGYQARRRYHELKKGVTTLQSFVRGEIGRREYGVMVKSSMTISSENVKEMLAATTLQSVIRGWLVRRNASDFNNSKKSRENARSRRRSRVKMPEEKQDVPSDRLPNLPAALAELQRRVVKAEATIEQKEGENAELKDQLNQFESRWIQYEKRMKSMEDMWQKQMASLQTSLASARKSLASENANSQHARRDVSSPLPYDSEDAISMGSRTPSVSTPLKYSASISESALGRDGHGALASVGHLAREFDHRRQTFDYDARNLVELRAGQSANTNSVEELRKLKHRFEVWKKDYKVRLKETKARLQKVGNSEMDKRRRWWGKLSSRAL; via the exons ATGATGTTATCAGCTACAATGTCTGCTCTATCGAGGAGTTCGCTGGAGGAGATGCTTGAGTCGCTTCGCAAGAGAGACGAGGAGGAGAGACCGAAGGACTTGCCGCCGGCATTGCCGTCGCGGCCGCAGTCGAGGGCGCGGTTGCCTCCGGCGAGGAGGTCGTTGCCTCATAACTTCAAGGTTGATGGCGATAATGATCAGAAGGGGCACAAAAGGAAGGGTAGTTTTGGGTCCAAGAAGGTCAAGTTGCGTGTGGAATCCCCTTATGCAGTCATATcagaagagaaagtgagtgaacAACCATCATCTCCGGTTCCAACTGCGAATGATTCTTCTACTGATTGTGAAGCTCCTCCTCAGTCTGAGGAGTTGGAGGATGATAACGTTGCTTATTTCATAAAAAAG AAACTTCATGTTTGGTGTAGGCAACCAAGAGGGAAATGGGAGCTGGGAACAATACAGTCAACTTCTGGAGAGGAAGCATCTGTTTATCTCTCAAATGGAAAT GTTTTGAAAGTAGCCAGGTCAGATCTCCTACCAGCTAATCCTGACATTTTGGAGGGTATTGAAGATCTTATACAGCTCAGTTACTTAAATGAGCCTTCAGTTCTTCACAATCTTCACTATAGATATGCTCAGGATATGATTTAT AGTAAAGCAGGGCCAATTTTAATTGCACTCAATCCTTTCAAAAATGTCGAAGTTTATGGAAATGATTATGTTCTAGCTTATAGGCAGAAACTTACCGATAGTCCTCATGTTTATGCTTTGACAGATGCAGCTTACAATGAGATGATGACAG GTGAAGTAAATCAGTCTATTATCATAAG TGGTGAAAGTGGAGCTGGGAAAACAGAGACCGCAAAAATTGCTATGCAATACTTAGCTGCTCTTGGTGGTGGCTGTTCAGGAATAGAAAATGAAATCCTTCAGACAAATTTTATTCTAGAGGCTTTTGGGAATGCAAAAACATCTAGGAATGATAACTCTAGCAGATTT GGGAAGTTGATTGAAATTCATTTCAGCACAATGGGGAAAATTTGTGGTGCAAAAGTTCAAACTT TTCTGTTAGAAAAG TCAAGAGTTGTTCAACTTGCCTTGGGTGAGAGGTTATATCACATATTTTATCAACTTTGTGCGGGATCTTCATCCAAACTAAAAG AAAGACTGAATCTTAGGGCGGCTAGCgaatataaatatcttaaccaaAGTGACTGCACAACAATTGATGGTGTTGATGATGCTAAAAAGTTTAAAAGGCTGATG AAAGCATTGGATGTTATTCAAATGTGCAAAGAAGATCAAGAGCTAGTTTTTAAGATGCTGGCTGCGATATTATGGTTGGGAAATATAGCATTCCAAGATAGTGATAATGAAAATCACATTGAGGTGGTGAATGATGAAG CTGTAACGAATGCTGCTGTGCTAATGGGGTGCAGTTCTCAGGAGCTAATGACAGTGTTATCTACCCATAAAATCCAAGCTGGCAAGGATACTATTACCAAGAAATTGACCTTGCGGCAG GCAATTGATGCAAGAGATGCAATAGCAAAATTTATATATGCAAGCTTGTTTGACTGGCTTGTAGAACAAGTTAACAAGTCACTTCAAGTAGGTAAACGGTGTACTGGGAGATCTATAAGTATCCTTGATATTTATGGATTTGAGTCATTCCAG AATAACAGCTTTGAACAATTTTGTATAAACTACGCCAATGAGAGGCTTCAACAACATTTCAATCGGCATCTGTTTAAACTTGAGCAGGAG GACTATGAATTAGACGGTATTGATTGGACTAGAGTAGAGTTTGAGGACAACCAAGTGTGTTTGGATCTCTTTGAAAAg AAGCCTCTTGGGCTATTCTCTCTGTTGGACGAGGAATCTAATTTCCCCAAGGCCAGTGATCTAACACTAGCCAACAAACTTAAGCAGCACCTGCACTCTAATCCTTGCTTTAAAGGGGAAAGAGGCAGGGCTTTTAGTGTCTCTCATTATGCTGGGGAG GTTTTGTATGATACAAGTGGCTTCCTAGAAAAGAATAGAGATCCACTACCATCTGATTCCATTCAACTCCTGTCATCATGTAGCTGTGAACTGCTTCAGTTGTTCCCCAAGATGCTTAATCTGCCTCAGAAGCAATCAAATTACTCGCATGGAGGTGCTCTGGACTCAAAAAAGCAGAGTGTTGGCACTAAGTTCAAG GGTCAATTGTTCAAGTTGATGCATCAGCTGGAGAGCACCACACCTCACTTTATTCGCTGTATAAAGCCAAATACTAAGCAACTTCCTGGAATATATGAACAAGATCTTGTACTACAACAGCTCAAGTGTTGTGGAGTTTTGGAGGTTGTTAGGATTTCGAGGGCTGGATATCCTACTCGAATGACACATCAAGATTTTTCCAGAAG GTATGGGTTTCTGCTTGTTGAGGCGAACACATCTCAGGACCCATTGAGCATTTCGGTTGCGGTTTTGCAACAATTTAATATCCCTCCCGAAATGTACCAAGTTGGCTTCACCAAACTTTATCTTCGAACTGGGCAG ATTGGGGCACTGGAGGACAGGAGAAAATATCTTTTGCAGGGACTACTTGGTATTCAAAAAAGTTTTCGTGGTTATCAAGCTCGCCGTCGTTACCATGAGCTGAAGAAGGGAGTGACTACTTTACAATCAT TTGTTCGGGGAGAAATTGGAAGAAGGGAATATGGTGTTATGGTGAAGTCTTCTATGACTATTTCTTCTGAAAATGTTAAGGAGATGCTGGCAGCCACAACACTACAATCTG TAATTCGTGGATGGCTGGTTCGGAGGAATGCCAGTGACTTCAATAACTCAAAGAAAAGTCGTGAAAATGCAAGATCTAGGCGAAGGTCACGTGTGAAGATGCCCGAAGAAAAG CAGGATGTGCCAAGTGATCGGCTCCCGAATCTACCTGCAGCTTTAGCTGAACTCCAGAGGCGGGTTGTCAAGGCTGAAGCTACCATAGAGCAAAAGGAAGGGGAAAATGCTGAATTGAAGGATCAGCTAAATCAGTTTGAGAGTAGATGGATTCAATACGAGAAAAGGATGAAATCAATGGAGGATATGTGGCAAAAACAAATGGCATCTTTGCAA ACGAGCCTTGCTTCTGCTAGAAAGAGCCTTGCTTCTGAGAATGCCAACAGTCAACATGCAAGACGTGATGTATCATCACCTTTACCCTATGATTCAGAAGATGCTATTTCCATGGGATCTCGAACACCTAGTGTAAGCACACCTTTGAAGTATTCTGCTAGCATTTCTGAATCTGCACTAGGGAGAGATGGTCATGGTGCTTTGGCTTCAGTGGGCCACCTTGCTAGGGAATTTGATCACCGTAGACAGACCTTTGATTATGATGCCAGAAATCTGGTTGAGCTTAGAGCAGGTCAATCTGCTAACACAAATTCCGTTGAAGAACTTCGGAAACTCAAACATAGGTTTGAGGTGTGGAAGAAAGACTACAAGGTTagattaaaagaaacaaaagcaaGACTTCAAAAGGTAGGGAATTCAGAAATGGATAAAAGGCGGAGATGGTGGGGGAAACTGAGTTCCAGAGCACTATAG